A portion of the Drosophila sechellia strain sech25 chromosome 2R, ASM438219v1, whole genome shotgun sequence genome contains these proteins:
- the LOC6609068 gene encoding protein DJ-1alpha has translation MISVLRKSFPNVVTQANRVVRCKSKQDKCAKNALIILAPGAEEMEFTISADVLRRGKIHVTVAGLHGCEPVKCSRSVLIVPDTSLEEAVTRGDYDVVVLPGGLAGNKALMNSSAVGEVLRCQESKGGLIAAICAAPTALAKHGIGKGKSITSHPDMKPQLKELYCYIDDKTVVQDGNIITSRGPGTTFDFALKITEQLVGAEVAKEVAKAMLWTYKP, from the exons ATGATTTCAGTTTTGAGGAAATCATTCCCAAATGTGGTCACCCAAGCTAATCGCGTGGTCAGGTGCAAATCCAAGCAGGATAAATGTGCCAAAAACGCTCTGATTATCCTGGCCCCGGGAGCGGAGGAAATGGAATTTACCATATCCGCCGATGTCCTACGAAGAGGAAAG ATCCATGTTACCGTGGCTGGTTTGCATGGTTGTGAACCGGTCAAGTGCTCCCGATCTGTGCTCATCGTGCCGGATACTTCCCTGGAAGAGGCCGTGACCAGGGGTGACTACGACGTGGTGGTCCTGCCTGGCGGATTAGCTGGGAACAAGGCGTTGATGAACTCGTCCGCCGTTGGCGAAGTGCTGCGTTGCCAGGAGTCAAAGGGCGGCTTGATTGCCGCCATTTGTGCAGCTCCCACTGCGCTGGCCAAGCACGGAATCGGAAAGGGGAAGTCCATCACATCGCATCCGGATATGAAGCCCCAGCTGAAGGAACTTTATTG TTATATAGACGACAAGACTGTAGTCCAGGATGGCAACATAATTACTAGTCGTGGTCCTGGGACCACTTTTGACTTCGCCTTGAAGATTACCGAGCAACTGGTTGGAGCCGAAGTTGCCAAGGAGGTGGCCAAGGCAATGCTCTGGACTTATAAACCATAA